The proteins below come from a single Drosophila kikkawai strain 14028-0561.14 chromosome 3R, DkikHiC1v2, whole genome shotgun sequence genomic window:
- the fray gene encoding serine/threonine-protein kinase OSR1 isoform X1 yields MQLLNLGCLKQKVTHISNNNNKGNSQSKESNERDPRDTTGIFGCFAKKEDHQQKQKTNKASELRDSSNSGTYKVQQKEQEQQRQIEGYPSTYRQQDEEFHPIKKEERQRITPPISKQPRPRNTQRSQSQPAINNRRRPGTPPPHTTNTTTAGNGTGSRSMTSIPANLSSNNVAGAATMPGAAAVPEKQPWPNSKDDYELRDVIGVGATAVVHGAYCIPRNEKCAIKRINLEKWNTSMDELLKEIQAMSSCNHENVVTYHTSFVVREELWLVLRLLEGGSLLDIIKHKMRTSNCKQGVFDEATIATVLKEVLKGLEYFHSNGQIHRDIKAGNILIGDDGTIQIADFGVSAWLATGRDLSRQKVRHTFVGTPCWMAPEVMEQDHGYDFKADIWSFGITAIEMATGTAPYHKYPPMKVLMLTLQNDPPTLDTGADDKDQYKAYGKTFRKMIVECLQKEPSKRPTASELLKHAFFKKAKDRKYLTQTLLQSGPSMETRVHKAAKRQPGASGRLHRTVTGEWVWSSEEEDNGGSAGSGSGSGGGRKQPSSDSDSEDRPINRLERADSSDSDREEPSPEITHSVSSATMTPGAAAAAAAIPATQEVTAGLAQLPMPSESAGEAPPVNLVLRMRNLRRELHDIRFEFVVGKDTAEGIATELVDAGLVDALDTQPMAQHLDQLIAASATMKTITFQLSSGVQPGEVPDERSLVGYAQISITD; encoded by the coding sequence AGGTGACACACAtctccaacaacaacaacaaaggcaacaGCCAAAGCAAAGAATCCAACGAAAGAGATCCTAGAGATACAACAGGGATCTTTGGTTGCTTTGCCAAGAAGGAAGATCACCAgcagaaacaaaaaaccaataaGGCATCAGAACTACGAGATAGTTCTAACTCTGGCACCTATAAAGTCCAAcaaaaggagcaggagcaacaaAGACAGATCGAGGGATATCCATCCACTTACCGACAGCAGGACGAGGAGTTTCATCCGATAAAGAAGGAGGAACGCCAAAGAATAACACCGCCCATATCCAAGCAACCGAGACCGCGGAATACTCAGAGATCGCAGAGTCAGCCGGCTATCAATAACCGACGACGACCAGGTACCCCGCCGCCACAcaccaccaacaccaccaccgCTGGAAACGGAACTGGAAGCAGGAGCATGACCTCCATACCTGCCAATCTATCCAGCAATAATGTGGCCGGAGCAGCTACCATGCCGGGAGCTGCGGCAGTGCCCGAGAAACAGCCGTGGCCCAACTCCAAAGACGACTACGAGCTGAGAGATGTTATTGGCGTGGGAGCCACAGCCGTTGTCCATGGCGCCTACTGTATTCCGCGAAATGAGAAGTGCGCCATTAAGCGCATCAACCTGGAAAAGTGGAACACATCGATGGACGAGCTGCTCAAGGAGATCCAGGCGATGTCCTCGTGCAATCACGAGAATGTTGTGACCTATCACACCTCGTTTGTGGTGAGGGAGGAACTCTGGCTGGTCCTGAGACTCCTCGAGGGTGGCTCCCTGTTGGACATCATCAAGCACAAGATGCGGACGTCCAATTGCAAACAGGGGGTCTTCGATGAAGCCACCATTGCCACGGTTCTCAAGGAGGTGCTCAAAGGACTTGAGTACTTCCACTCAAACGGACAAATCCATCGGGACATTAAGGCCGGAAATATCCTAATTGGCGATGATGGCACCATTCAAATCGCAGATTTTGGTGTGAGCGCTTGGTTGGCCACTGGCCGAGATCTGTCCAGGCAGAAGGTGCGTCACACATTTGTAGGCACTCCCTGTTGGATGGCGCCCGAGGTGATGGAGCAGGATCATGGCTATGACTTCAAGGCGGACATCTGGTCCTTTGGAATCACGGCTATTGAAATGGCCACCGGAACGGCACCCTACCACAAGTATCCCCCAATGAAAGTGCTAATGCTGACCCTGCAAAACGATCCGCCCACTTTGGACACGGGTGCGGACGACAAGGACCAGTATAAGGCCTACGGCAAGACATTCCGCAAGATGATCGTCGAGTGTTTGCAGAAGGAGCCATCGAAGAGGCCAACGGCCAGTGAACTGCTGAAGCATGCCTTCTTCAAGAAGGCCAAGGATCGCAAGTATCTCACCCAGACCCTGCTGCAGTCCGGACCCAGCATGGAGACCAGGGTGCACAAGGCGGCGAAAAGACAGCCCGGTGCCTCGGGTCGCCTCCATCGCACTGTGACCGGCGAATGGGTTTGGTCCAGCGAAGAGGAGGATAACGGTGGCTCTGCCGGCTCCGGTTCAGGCTCGGGTGGTGGTAGAAAACAGCCATCTTCGGACTCTGATTCGGAGGACAGGCCCATCAACCGTTTGGAGAGAGCAGATTCCTCGGACAGCGATAGGGAAGAACCGTCGCCAGAGATAACGCACAGCGTTTCCTCCGCCACAATGACaccaggagctgctgctgctgctgctgctatccCAGCCACCCAGGAGGTGACAGCTGGCCTGGCTCAATTACCAATGCCCAGCGAGTCGGCCGGTGAGGCACCACCCGTCAATCTTGTCCTGCGCATGCGCAACTTGCGACGCGAGCTCCACGACATTCGGTTCGAATTTGTGGTGGGCAAGGACACTGCCGAAGGTATAGCCACAGAGCTGGTAGATGCCGGCTTAGTGGACGCATTGGATACCCAACCAATGGCCCAGCATCTGGATCAACTGATAGCCGCCAGTGCCACGATGAAAACGATTACTTTCCAATTAAGTTCCGGCGTGCAGCCGGGCGAAGTGCCCGACGAACGATCATTGGTGGGCTATGCGCAAATTTCCATTACAGACTAA
- the fray gene encoding serine/threonine-protein kinase OSR1 isoform X2 gives MTSIPANLSSNNVAGAATMPGAAAVPEKQPWPNSKDDYELRDVIGVGATAVVHGAYCIPRNEKCAIKRINLEKWNTSMDELLKEIQAMSSCNHENVVTYHTSFVVREELWLVLRLLEGGSLLDIIKHKMRTSNCKQGVFDEATIATVLKEVLKGLEYFHSNGQIHRDIKAGNILIGDDGTIQIADFGVSAWLATGRDLSRQKVRHTFVGTPCWMAPEVMEQDHGYDFKADIWSFGITAIEMATGTAPYHKYPPMKVLMLTLQNDPPTLDTGADDKDQYKAYGKTFRKMIVECLQKEPSKRPTASELLKHAFFKKAKDRKYLTQTLLQSGPSMETRVHKAAKRQPGASGRLHRTVTGEWVWSSEEEDNGGSAGSGSGSGGGRKQPSSDSDSEDRPINRLERADSSDSDREEPSPEITHSVSSATMTPGAAAAAAAIPATQEVTAGLAQLPMPSESAGEAPPVNLVLRMRNLRRELHDIRFEFVVGKDTAEGIATELVDAGLVDALDTQPMAQHLDQLIAASATMKTITFQLSSGVQPGEVPDERSLVGYAQISITD, from the coding sequence ATGACCTCCATACCTGCCAATCTATCCAGCAATAATGTGGCCGGAGCAGCTACCATGCCGGGAGCTGCGGCAGTGCCCGAGAAACAGCCGTGGCCCAACTCCAAAGACGACTACGAGCTGAGAGATGTTATTGGCGTGGGAGCCACAGCCGTTGTCCATGGCGCCTACTGTATTCCGCGAAATGAGAAGTGCGCCATTAAGCGCATCAACCTGGAAAAGTGGAACACATCGATGGACGAGCTGCTCAAGGAGATCCAGGCGATGTCCTCGTGCAATCACGAGAATGTTGTGACCTATCACACCTCGTTTGTGGTGAGGGAGGAACTCTGGCTGGTCCTGAGACTCCTCGAGGGTGGCTCCCTGTTGGACATCATCAAGCACAAGATGCGGACGTCCAATTGCAAACAGGGGGTCTTCGATGAAGCCACCATTGCCACGGTTCTCAAGGAGGTGCTCAAAGGACTTGAGTACTTCCACTCAAACGGACAAATCCATCGGGACATTAAGGCCGGAAATATCCTAATTGGCGATGATGGCACCATTCAAATCGCAGATTTTGGTGTGAGCGCTTGGTTGGCCACTGGCCGAGATCTGTCCAGGCAGAAGGTGCGTCACACATTTGTAGGCACTCCCTGTTGGATGGCGCCCGAGGTGATGGAGCAGGATCATGGCTATGACTTCAAGGCGGACATCTGGTCCTTTGGAATCACGGCTATTGAAATGGCCACCGGAACGGCACCCTACCACAAGTATCCCCCAATGAAAGTGCTAATGCTGACCCTGCAAAACGATCCGCCCACTTTGGACACGGGTGCGGACGACAAGGACCAGTATAAGGCCTACGGCAAGACATTCCGCAAGATGATCGTCGAGTGTTTGCAGAAGGAGCCATCGAAGAGGCCAACGGCCAGTGAACTGCTGAAGCATGCCTTCTTCAAGAAGGCCAAGGATCGCAAGTATCTCACCCAGACCCTGCTGCAGTCCGGACCCAGCATGGAGACCAGGGTGCACAAGGCGGCGAAAAGACAGCCCGGTGCCTCGGGTCGCCTCCATCGCACTGTGACCGGCGAATGGGTTTGGTCCAGCGAAGAGGAGGATAACGGTGGCTCTGCCGGCTCCGGTTCAGGCTCGGGTGGTGGTAGAAAACAGCCATCTTCGGACTCTGATTCGGAGGACAGGCCCATCAACCGTTTGGAGAGAGCAGATTCCTCGGACAGCGATAGGGAAGAACCGTCGCCAGAGATAACGCACAGCGTTTCCTCCGCCACAATGACaccaggagctgctgctgctgctgctgctatccCAGCCACCCAGGAGGTGACAGCTGGCCTGGCTCAATTACCAATGCCCAGCGAGTCGGCCGGTGAGGCACCACCCGTCAATCTTGTCCTGCGCATGCGCAACTTGCGACGCGAGCTCCACGACATTCGGTTCGAATTTGTGGTGGGCAAGGACACTGCCGAAGGTATAGCCACAGAGCTGGTAGATGCCGGCTTAGTGGACGCATTGGATACCCAACCAATGGCCCAGCATCTGGATCAACTGATAGCCGCCAGTGCCACGATGAAAACGATTACTTTCCAATTAAGTTCCGGCGTGCAGCCGGGCGAAGTGCCCGACGAACGATCATTGGTGGGCTATGCGCAAATTTCCATTACAGACTAA